The following proteins come from a genomic window of Salvia hispanica cultivar TCC Black 2014 chromosome 4, UniMelb_Shisp_WGS_1.0, whole genome shotgun sequence:
- the LOC125223474 gene encoding protein kinase STUNTED-like, whose protein sequence is MRLAAESSEVVECSGGESTAAAGEDGGAVVVVGVKVDTRSKELLTWALVKVAQTGDRVIALHVLNPNVEKSDLLSLVKTFDSMLAAYEGFCNLKQVDLKLKVCKGSPTHKIILREAKSCGATSLIVGTSGVDHKVRSRTSVAKYCAKNLQKNASVICVNNGKIVFATESNASCLLLLRGADVQRTRSRKKKLSKSPLSLPPQRLLTSSSDERENVSMALVPVKTREMPESKSGWTVLRKSFFNGLKLPESPSSKKSSVMRWMFRLPTRQSDAAIYPDQKQTSTSDTSECLTNLDPDEGAIVLYSVDNDSNLYSSKTFSEELNALTEKYSATCQLFSYQELLLATDNFIPENLIGKGGSSRVYRGCLPGGQEIAVKILKPTEDVLKQFVSEIEIISSVHHKNIISLVGFCFEEDKLLLVYNLLSRGSLEDNLHELGSEKSKNFFDWDTRYKVALGVAEALDYLHSSAEPIIHRDVKSSNILLSDDFEPQLSDFGLATWASSCLYHMRTSDVAGTFGYLAPEYFLNGKLDEKLDVYAFGVVLLELLTGRKPINDGSPKGKQSLVMWAKDILKEGKTSELQDPELVDAYDQEQFDLMVLAATLCTRHAPQSRPEISLVLKLLQGDPAVIEWARQETKTCEDLNIIYNEQSATVIQSFINLALLNLEDDCASTSSTELNISVEDYLGGRWSRSSSFD, encoded by the exons ATGAGGCTGGCGGCCGAGAGTTCTGAAGTTGTGGAATGCAGTGGCGGCGAGAGCACCGCGGCCGCCGGAGAAGACGGCGGCGCTGTGGTGGTGGTTGGTGTGAAGGTGGACACACGGAGTAAAGAGCTTCTGACTTGGGCGCTTGTGAAGGTGGCGCAGACTGGCGATCGCGTCATTGCTCTGCACGTCCTCAATCCCAACGTCG AGAAATCGGATTTGCTTTCGCTGGTGAAGACATTTGATTCCATGCTGGCTGCTTATGAAGGTTTCTGCAACCTAAAGCAG GTGGATTTAAAGCTCAAGGTGTGTAAAGGCTCTCCAACTCATAAAATCATTCTCCGAGAAGCAAAATCATGTGGAGCAACGAGTTTAATTGTTGGCACTTCAGGAGTTGATCACAAAGTTAGATCAAGGACCTCAGTTGCCAAGTATTGTGCCAAGAATCTTCAAAAGAATGCATCCGTTATATGTGTCAACAATGGCAAGATTGTTTTTGCAACAGAATCAAATGCTTCCTGCCTCTTGTTGCTTCGAGGTGCTGATGTCCAGCGAACAAGATcaaggaagaagaaattgtCCAAAAGCCCTCTGAGTCTTCCGCCCCAGAGACTTTTAACATCATCTAGTGATGAAAGGGAGAATGTTTCCATGGCGCTGGTACCTGTAAAAACCCGAGAAATGCCTGAATCGAAATCAGGTTGGACAGTATTACGCAAGTCGTTTTTTAACGGGCTGAAATTACCCGAATCTCCATCTAGTAAGAAGTCATCCGTGATGCGATGGATGTTCAGATTACCGACACGACAATCTGATGCAGCTATATATCCTGATCAGAAACAGACTAGTACATCTGATACATCTGAATGTCTTACAAATTTGGACCCAGATGAGGGAGCTATTGTACTGTACTCAGTTGATAATGACTCTAATCTTTATTCATCTAAAACGTTCTCGGAAGAACTTAATGCTCTTACAGAGAAGTACTCAGCTACATGCCAATTGTTTAGCTACCAGGAGCTTTTGTTAGCTACAGATAACTTCATACCTG AAAATTTGATTGGAAAGGGTGGAAGCAGCCGGGTTTATCGAGGCTGTTTGCCAGGAGGCCAGGAAATAGCTGTCAAGATACTAAAACCAACGGAAGATGTACTGAAACAATTTGTTtcagaaattgaaataatttcatCTGTGCATCACAAGAACATAATTTCTCTGGTTGGCTTCTGTTTTGAGGAGGACAAATTGCTACTGGTTTATAATCTTCTTTCAAGAGGGAGCCTGGAAGACAATCTCCATG AATTAGGTTCTGAAAAGTCCAAAAACTTCTTTGATTGGGACACGAGGTATAAGGTTGCCTTGGGAGTTGCTGAGGCACTGGACTACCTACATAGTTCAGCTGAACCAATTATTCACAGAGATGTGAAGTCTTCAAATATTCTTCTTTCGGATGATTTTGAACCACAG CTGTCGGATTTTGGCCTTGCAACATGGGCTTCAAGTTGTTTATATCATATGCGTACCTCAGATGTAGCTGGCACATTTGG aTACTTGGCTCcagaatattttttgaatggGAAGCTAGACGAGAAACTTGATGTCTATGCTTTTGGAGTTGTGCTTCTGGAGCTATTAACCGGAAGAAAGCCAATTAATGATGGATCTCCTAAGGGCAAACAAAGCTTGGTAATGTGG GCAAAAGACATTTTAAAGGAGGGGAAAACCTCAGAACTCCAAGACCCAGAGTTAGTTGATGCTTATGACCAAGAACAATTTGATCTTATGGTCTTAGCTGCAACCTTGTGTACCAGACACGCACCACAATCTCGTCCTGAAATTAGCCTT GTCCTCAAACTCCTTCAAGGTGATCCAGCAGTGATCGAGTGGGCTAGGCAGGAAACCAAGACTTGTGAGGACTTAAATATAATCTATAACGAACAATCAGCTACAGTGATCCAGTCCTTCATTAACCTCGCACTACTTAATTTAGAAGATGATTGCGCCTCTACTAGCAGCACCGAGCTGAACATCTCGGTGGAGGATTATTTAGGGGGTAGATGGAGCCGTTCATCAAGCTTTGATTGA